TCCCAGTCTGCACGGCTGGCGCAACAAATATGTGCCGTCGGCCGAATCTGGATGGGACCATCAAGGCAGCCAGCGGGAACCTTGAGCATTGCGCCGTCCATCTGAACATCAGGAAGCGCTGCCCCACACCCACGACAGAAGCTGCGCTGATGTCGGGTGCCGGGTAGCCGAAAAATTTTGACTTCATCCTCCCCCGCTTCCCAATGGATTGATGCATCAGACGCGAAGAGACTGGCGCCATGGGCCGTGCCGCTTCCCTTTCGGCACCGCGAGCAATGGCATAGAAAGAAGCTGTCGAAGGAGCCGTTGATCTTGAAGCGAACGGTTCCGCAAAGACAGGAGCCGGAAATGTTAGACTGGTTCGTGGATGCTTTGCACATGAGCTTTTTATTAGTGCTCATGATGGATCTGGTCCAGTGTCATGGCCGTAGCGTTTCCGACAAACAGGCGAGTGCCGCCGTCTGGCATGTGTTTGCCGTCGGGAATGCTCCCGATCCGGATGCGCCCAGGTTGCGGTCGTTAGAGGCTGCTGATCGCGCTATCCGAAGCTGCCGTAGCCGCCCACCGCTTCAACATCCACCGTCGCTCGGCGGTCTCAGATTCGACCTCGAAGCCTTCTCGTCGGTAGAAAGCATCGGCGGGATTTGTGGTAAGAACGCTCAGCTTGATAGGGATGCCTTTTGCGCATGCTTCCTTCGACTTCATTTCCAAGACAACAGCACCAATGCTCTGCCTCTGAAATGGAGCGTCGACATAGAGCTTGCCGATAAAAACATGATCGGGCTGCCAGATTTCGGCGATGCAGCCAACGGCAACACCATCGCGTTCTATTATATAATGGTTTGCGGGATCAAACGCCTCAATTGTCGCGCTTGGTCTCCAGCATCCCCAAAGCGCCTCTGCGTAAACACGCATACAAGTCTCCTCCAATCGAAGGAGATATCCGGCATCTGAGTTTGTAGCAGGCCGCAGGACGATACGCATCTTTAGCTCCGGCGGTTCAAATGGTCCGCCTTCAACGAAGGTGGGTAGCACATCCTCTCGCTTCCGAAACCAGATGGTCGCCTTTCCACGCGAAGCTCGCCATTCCCAGCCTCATGCACGACAATCAGGTGTTTCCGCCATCTTGCCAGTCGTGGGGACCAATGCGTTAGGTGGAATGCCGATGCCTTGATCTCTAGATCCACTTGCCTATGAAATGACGCCGTCCGCCGATGAATTCCGCGCGTGCAATGGTGTTAGCTTGCAGCCATGCTGCATTCGCCTCTCAATTGGAGTCGATCAATGAGTGGAGATAATACGCCCGTCGGCTTGGGTCGCTCGACACTGCACTTTATCTGAGGGAACGCGCCTCACTATGTTGGTGGCGTTGGAGCAACCTGTCGCCGCCATTTTCTATGGGACACGATAGAAGCGGCGATGAATACTCAGTCCGAGCTGATGGTTGCCGGTCCGTGCCAGAGAACCATAACGCAACTTGGCGAGACCGTCTTCGGCGTGGTTCGCTACATCGGCGACGGAAACAGTCTGTGCGTCGGTCCTGCCGGTCGACCGGCTCGCTGGATCGAAATCCGACTGGCGGACTTCAACGCGTCCGAACCGTGCGATCGCGGCGGGCGCGAGGCGAAGCGGCTGCCGGAAAGTCGCGTCATGAATCGCGTTCTGTTTTGCCGCGCCGGACGTCAGAGCTATGACCGGGTCGTCGCCGCCTGCCGCCTGGACGGACGACCGCTCAGCAACGCGCTGCGTGCCAGAGGCGGACAGGAGGACGGACGATGGGCGAAGTGAGGTTGAGCGCGACACCCAAGGGCAATGGCTATCAGGCCGCCGTCACCCTCCCGGACGGGGTTTCCATGAGTTCGGCCGAAACCTATCCGTCGATCGCCGAAGCCATCACCGCAGCGGCGACGGAGCTGCTGTCGATGCCTGAGCGGGTCACGGCGATTGAGAACGCGCCGTAGCCGCGAGCGATACGAGGGCCGCCAGAAGGGCGAGCGCGGTCAGCACCGCTCGCCGGGACCGGCCGCCGAGGACGCTTCCGCATGGAACGGCACAACCATCTAGTCGTGGCTGAAGCCGATCACGAGCGTCGGCGCCCGGATACGGTGGATTCCGTCGCTGATGTCGATCGTCAGATCAAGCTCGACCTGACGCGCCATGTCCCAGTCCATGTTCCGCAGCACGTCCTCGACCGCCGGATCGATGCCGTTCGTACCGAACGCGTTGTCCAACTCTCGGTTTAGCCCGCGGCACGTTTGACTTCTTTACCGAACGCAGCCTTATATTGCGAGACCAGCCGACGAGCCTCGCTCGTGGGTTGGGCAAAGAAGGTTGCGAACCGTATCCACTGTAGGGAGCCACACTACAAGATCAGAGCCGATCACGGCTGCGCACAGTCCTTGCTTCGGCAAGGAAAACGAGCAGTTTAGACGATCATGGCCGATCACAGCAGAACACGACAGCGCGAGAATTTGGGGAAACCGTGGGGACACCGGCGGATTTCCCCATGCTGACCGATTTGGCATGCCGGACGGCCAAGGGCGCAGCCAAGGCATACCAGTTAAGCGACGCGCGCGGGCTCTACCTTTACGTGCTGCCCTCGGGCTCGCGATCGTGGCGCATGAAGTATCGCTTCGCCAACAAGGAGAAGCGGCTGGCGTTCGGCCTATACCCGGAGATTTCGCTGAAGGAAGCGCGGGAGCGCTGCGACGACGCGCGCAGACTGCTTCGCGACGGGATCGATCCGGACGTGGACAAGAAGCAACGCGCCGCGATTCGGGTGGCCGAGGTGGTGAACACGCTCGAGACGGTGACGCGACGCTGGCACACGATGCAGGCGAAGCATTGGGCGCCACGCTACGGTCGGCAGGTACTCGAGCGATTCGAGAACGACGTTTTTCCGGCGCTCGGTTCCCTGCCGATTTCGCAGGTCACGGTACCGCTGGTGCTTGGGGTGCTGAAGACGGTTCAGGATCGCGGCGCGGTCGAGCTCGCACATCGGCTGCGACAGCACCTGTCGGACGTTTTCGCGATGGCGATCGCGAACGGCATCGCGACGACCGATCCCGCGGCGGGCGTCCGCAAGTCGCTCGAGAAGGTCGTGAAAGGTCGGCGCCCTGCTGTGCTCGAGGTTCCGGCCGCCCGGATCGTGCTGCGCCGCGTGGAGGACGAACAGTCCTACCCCTCGACAAAGCTGGCCTCGCGCCTGCTGGCGCTGACGGCGGCACGTCCGGGCGTTGTCCGGCTGGCCGAGCCACGCGAGTTCGAGGGGCTCGACGGACCGGAGCCGATCTGGCGCGTGCCATCCGCCAAAATGAAGCTGACCGCCGTCCAGAAGCGCGATGTGACCTACGAGTTCATCGTGCCGCTGTCGCGGCAGGCGGTCGACGTGGTGAAGGTCGCACTGGCGGTTTGCGGGGATCGGACGGTGCTGTTCCCCAGCACGACCGGAACGCCGATCAGCGATTCGACGCTGAGCAAGGTCTACCGACAGGCTGGCTATGCGGGTCGACACGTCCCGCATGGTTGGCGCTCGACATTCTCGACGGTGATGAACGCGCTCGCCGCAATCCACAATCGCGTCGGCGATCGCGAGATCATCGACCTGATGCTCGCGCATATGGCTGCCGGCGTCGAGCCCATTTACAACCGCTATGCGTATCTGCCGCGCCGGCGCGAGCTCGCGCAGGAGTGGGCAGATCTGCTGATGGAGGGGGCGGCGCCGGCGATCACCCTCTTCGATGGGGAGCGGGGCACCTCGGAGCGCAATTTGCGGCGTCGACGCGCGTAAGCGGCGGTGCGCGATGAGCGCATCGGACCCGACCACGGCGCGTCAGGCGCGCCAGTTGACCAAAAAGCTCGCAGCCGAGCTCTCGGGCAAACAGCGTGGCCCCGATCGCGAGGTGCGGCGCCATAGCTTTGACGAGGAAAAGCCAGAGGCGAAGCCCTGGCGGCCGATCGGCGATGGAACACGCGATGGCGCGCTCGGCTGGATCGACTGCATGCTCGAGGTCGCGCGCGACTTCGACGACCTGGAGCGGCGCAAGGGCGGTGGGCGGCCGCTTGGCGCGAACGGCTTGGCCGTGCTCGAGATCCTGCTTGGCCGACGCGGCCGCAAGCGGATCCCCATCGACTTCAAGACAGGGCGGCTCTTCCCCGCGATCGACACGATCGCCGAGGCGGCGAACCTGTGCCGCGTTACCGTGGTGCGTGCCCTGGCACGCCTGCGCGCTCACGGCTTCCTGCGTTGGGTACGTCGCTCGCGGAAGACCGGCAAGGATGGCGAATTCGGCCCGCAGCGCGAGCAGACGAGCAACGCCTATTATTTCGACCCGGGCGCGCTCCCGAAGACGGTGCGGCAGCGGCTGCTGCAGCTATGGGATCGCAAGCTGGCGGCGATCGGAAAAAGGTACGGCGCCCCGCCCCCTACGCCTGACAGCCCTCCCCAGCCCGCCTATTCGCCTCTTCGCAAAGCACTGTCGGAGATGCGTTCTTCTTTCGACAACGCGAGTTTACCAAGTTCACCCGCTATCCCGGCTCAGGGGTAAGGATGAGGAATGAGATCGCCTTTTAGCGATCTCATGCGCCAGTTTGATGCTCCCCCAGGCCGTGACGGCCCGCCCCACTCACCCGACCGCCAAGACCCGGCTGTCGGAGCGAGGCGGCTTGCGCCGCCCCGGGCTTGGCGTGGGGGAGGATCACGATCCGTGCCAAACGGGTTCGGCCGATCGTCCAGCCGCGCCGTCGATCAGGCGGCGATCAGATCCGCGGCCCAGCGCTCGAGGACCGCGCGGCGCGGCCCCAACTGCACGCTACGGTTGTATGCCGCCTCCACCTTCGCCTCGTGGCCGTCGTCGCGCTTCAGCGTGTGGCCGAGCGCCCGGTCAATCACCTCGCGTTCCGCCGGCATCGCTTCGTTCATCACCGTCGAGAACGTCGCGCGCCAGCCGTGCGGGACATGCCGCCCGGCGTAGCCGGCGCGATCGTACAGGTCGCCGATCGCGCCCTCGGCGAATGGCAAATCGCCGCGCGCGCCGGGAAAGATGAGCTCGCCGCCGTTACCAATGGCACGCGTCGCGCGCAGGACTTCCACCGCCGCCGGCGCGAGCGGTACCAGATGATCGAATGCCGCGTCGGCCTTCTTGATCCGCGCCAGCTTCATGCGCGCCGCCGGCACGCGCCACACCGGCGCCGGCCCGTCGAGATCCTCGATCTCGGCCCAGCGCGCGCCGCGCAGCGCGTTCAGGCGCACAGCCGTCAGGGCGAGGAACCGTGAGGCAAGCCGCACGATCGGGCGGCCGGCCGCGCGATCGCTGGCAGCGAGCAGCGCGCGCGCCTCGACGATCGTCAGCAGCGCGGGCTGGCGGCGCCGGCGCGGCACGGCCGCCAGCGCGGCGGCGACCGGCTTCGCCGGATTGGCGGTGGCCTGGTCGTGTGAGATAGCGAAGGCGAAGATCGCTTCGATGCGCTGGCGCAGGCGGCGCGCGGTTTCGATCCGGCCGCGCGCCTCGACGACTTCCAAGAGCTCGCGCACGTCGGAAGCGCTGATTTCGTCGCAGGGGAGCGCGCCGACAGCTGCGAACACGTCGCGCTCGAGGCTGGCGAGCACGTCAACCGCGTGGCGATCGGTCCAGCCGGACAGGCGGCGCGCGTGCCAGGAGCGCGCGATCCGCTCGAATGACATCAGCGATGCCGCGGCCGCCGCCGGCGACGCGGGCTTGATGCCGCGCGCGATCTGCTCGCGCGCCACCTCGAGGTGGCCGCGCGCCGCGTTGAGCGAAATCTCGGGATAGCAGCCGATCGTCAGTAACTGTTCGGCGCCTGCGAGCCGATACTTGAGCCGCCACGTCGCGCGGCCGCTGGTCGCAACGTGCAGGTGCAGCCCGCGCTCGTCGAACATTTTATACGCGCGCGTACGCGGCCGCGCGGCTTTCACCGCTGCGCTGGTCAGCATGGACATTCACTCTCACTTGGGGGATTTAAGCCGCGCAACGGGAGACGCGGGATGTCGGATCAGGATTACGTTCGAGCGGTGGCGCTGGTTCGCGCGGTCGAATTAGCGCATAAGCGGGGCGCTACTGTCTCAGCGATGGTCGCAGGATTAGGCCCGAAAGCCTTCATGATTTCGGCGGCTGACATAGACGGTCAACTTGTCTGCCTCACGGGCTACGCCAGTCGTCATTACATCAATCCGAGCGCATTCCTCGGGATTGTCACTTCGGAACCGCTAGATTCTAAAACGGACTAGGACGGCGGCGACCCGTTACCAAAAGCGAAGGTGTAATCATGGCCTGGACTACGCTTGAATTCCAGCCGGACGAGTACAATGCTGCCGCCCGCCTCTTGGCTCGGACAGCGTTCCCGGTATCCACGCTGGAGGGCCTTCACGCGCTTGACGTCATAAACAACTGGAGATCGGCGCACGCCTATCCCCTGAACACCTTCCAAATCACTCTCCGAAATCGGGCGAGAAAATTTGAGAAATCTGTAACAGTTGCGCAACGCGCGAAGCGTCTGGACTCTATCCACCGGAAACTTATTTCCAAGAAGACGATGCGCCTTACTCAGATGCAGGACATTGCTGGGTGCCGCGCGATCTTCACTCGCCTTACGAGCGTCTATAGACTCGCGGAATTCTACAAGACAAAAGATTTCGATCACAAGTTTCGCAATGAGAAAGATTATATCGAGAACCCGAAGCCTGACGGATATCGTTCGTATCACCTAGTTTATGAGTATGTTGGCACTGACGCGACAGCGGAATACAGCGGCCTTCGAGTTGAAATTCAAATTAGAACCCAAATGCAACATTCTTGGGCGACTGCTGTCGAAGCGGTTGGCTTGTTCACGCGACAAGCTCTAAAATCCAATCAGGGTGACGAAGACTGGCTGCGGTTTTTTGCATTGATGAGTTCGGCTATCGCGGCGATCGAGAGGACCCCTAGCGTGCCCGGCGCCCCTATCGCGAAGGTCGAACTCGTGAACGAAATACAGCGACTTTCGCAAAAGTTGCGGGCAAAGGATATGTTGCGGGCATATAATACAACTCTTGAAACAATTGGAGCGGCGAAGGACGCGAAGTACTTCATTATAGAAGTAGATCCCGAAGAAGGAAAAACCACGCTGCGACGCTTCAAGGCGAAGGAGTCATCTTCTGCAAATTTACGCTACACGGAACTTGAGAGTAAAATTCCAGAAGGATCGCGACGACAGGTCGTTTTGGTTTCCGCCTCTGATATTGCAGCCCTTAAAAAGGCTTACCCAAACTATTTTCTGGATACCGCTTTGTTCTCCCGCTTAGTTGATCGCGTCTTGACGGGCGACTTTCCGGAGCCGCTTGTTGAAGAGGTTTAAGGCGAAGTGAATTAATTAGAGGGTCGGATTACCGGTTTGCGCGGCGGACAATCCCTCCGCCGCGTCGGGCTAGGAATGACCGTTTTCCGCGCCTTACAGGCGGGTATCGACCAGGGGCATACCCCAGCCGATACCCCATATCGCCCGCCTAGAGCATTTTTCGATCAAAAAGCATCATATCCGCAGTGAGCGAAGTAATTTTTGCACTCTGCCGGGGTGAATTCGTCGATAGATTGACCGATAATGCGCCAGAGTTCATCAACCGTTCTGGCGGCGGCTTTGCGTAGCAAGGTCTTGAGTTTCGAGAAGGCGTTCTCGATCGGATTGAAATCGGGCGAATACGGCGGAAGAAACAAGAGCGTGGCGCCGGCGGCCTCGACGGCCTTACGCACCTCATCGCCCTTGTGAGCGGGCAGATTGTCGAGAATGACGACGTCGCCACGGTGGAGCGTGGGCACAAGCACCTGCTGGGTATAGGCGAGAAACCATTCGCCGGTCATCGGTCCGTCAAGCACCATCGGCGCGGTCATCCCCAAAGTCGTTAGGGCGCCGACGAATGTGGTGGTCTTCCAATGGCCGTGGGGGATGGAGGCACGTAGGCGTTCGCCTCGCGGCGCACGTCCATGCAGACGGGCCATCTTCGTATTGGCCGAGGTTTCGTCGATGAACACCAGCGTGTGCGGATCGAGATCGGGCTGACCCTCGAACCAGGCCTCGCGCCGTATCAAGACGTCGGGGCGATCCTGCTCGGTCGCATGCCCGGACTTTTTTTAAGCGTGATCTGCCGCCGCTCGAAAAAGCGCCACAGGCCTGCCACGCTCACCGCTATCCCTTGCCCGGCAAGCGAGTTCCGCAGATCCACAAGTGTGATGTCCGGTGTTCTGGCCAGTTCTCCCAGGATCGTATCGGCATGGCCCTCGATCCGCTTCGATCGGCGGTCGCCCCCTTGTCGCTGCGGGGCGACGTCATCTCTGGCCTTCGAAAGCGCATGCCACCGGATGGCGCTCGACGCGCTGATGCCGAACCGCTTCGCAGCCTGCCGGCACGACGCGCCAGCCTCGATCGCCGCGATTACCCGCTTGCGTAGATCAACCGACAACGCCCTGGGCATGTATCAACCTCCTTGATCGGAGGTCGCACTGAATCAGATCGCAACGGCTTTGGGAATCGCCCGCGATTCAATCAGGTCGATTTATGCTCTAGTTGCGGACGATGAGCTCGCCGGCGCGCAAGCCGCGCCCGGCGCTTGCCGAGCCGACGGTGTAGGTCGTCTCGATGTCCGAGAGGTTAAAGCGTGCGAACACGGCGCGCGCGCCGGGCGTGTCGTTGATGGAGAGAATGAACCGGCCGGCGATGCCGGCGAGCTGCTCGGCCAGGCGCTCGAAATCCGCTCGCTCGAAACCGTCGCCGTAGTCTCGCTCGCAGTTCCAATACGGGGGATCGAGGTAGAACAGCGTGTCGGCAGCGTCGTAGCGCCGGATCACATCGGCATAGGGCAAGCACTCGATCGTCACGCCGGCGAGCCGCTCGTGGATTTCCGGGAGATACTCGCGGAGCTTGATCACGTCGAAGCGGCCGGGCGAACGGGTCACGCCGAAATTGCGGCCTGTCACCTTCCCGCCGAAGGCGAGCTTCTGAAGGTAGAGGAATCGCGCTGCGCGTTCGAGATCGGTGAGCGTGTCCGGGTTGACCGCCATCAGCCGCTCGAAATCGGCCCGGCTGGTGAGCTGCCACTTCAGGGTGTCGATAAACGCCTCGTAGTGGCGCTGCAGGATTCGGAAGAGCGTGGCGACGTCGCGCGAGAGATCGTTGATCACTTCGACGGGCGCTGCCTGGTGGCGCTTGAGGAATATCCCGCCCATGCCGACAAACGGCTCGACATAGGTCCGGTGTGGTGTCTCGCCGATCAACCCGACTAGGTGCCGGGCCAGATTACGCTTGCCGCCCAGATATGGCGCGGGGGTTCGCACAGCGATGCTGCTCATTCGTGTCTTCGTCCTTTGGGGTGAAGCACGTCGGCTACGCGCGCAGGTGGGCGCCGATCGGATCGATCGGCGTGCCGCGACAGGGTCGCGGTTCTCGGTGGCGCCGTCGGCGCCGAAATCAGGAAGTGGCTTCGGGGGAACACTGGGCCGGTACCCGGCGGCTTCACCGCCTGGTACCGGGCGGTTAGCCGCGCAGAGACAGGCAACTGCGCCCTACGTATTCCCCCGAAAGGTCTTCTATTTCGCAGGCCACCCGGCGAACCGGTGACCTGTCTGACCGCGCGCGCGCGGGTTCGACCTTTCGGCTACGACCGATCGAACGGCTGACCTATGCCAGCGCTTTTGCGGCGCGTCGAGGGTGGTTCAGCGCGCCGCGCAGTTCGCCGGCGCGACGCCGGTCTCGAAGATTGCATGCGTGCATGCATCCTGAAGCTTGTTCGCGCCGGCGCGGGCATTGGCGCGCGTTACCGCGGCGATCGCCTCGCCGAATCGCGTCAGCACCGTGTCGAGCCACCCCTTGTCGACCTGGACGAACACGCCGGTCTCCGGATGGCCGATCGGCTTCAAGCGCTCGGTGGCGGTGAGCTCAGCGCTGCGGGTCGGCAGCGTCGGCCGCTCGGTTCGCGCCATCGATGAGGGCGTCGAGGGTCGCTGACAGGTTGCCGCTGTCAACACGAGCGGGAGCAGCGCCAGCAGGCGCGGGCGG
This genomic stretch from Sphingomonas panacis harbors:
- a CDS encoding tyrosine-type recombinase/integrase, whose amino-acid sequence is MLTDLACRTAKGAAKAYQLSDARGLYLYVLPSGSRSWRMKYRFANKEKRLAFGLYPEISLKEARERCDDARRLLRDGIDPDVDKKQRAAIRVAEVVNTLETVTRRWHTMQAKHWAPRYGRQVLERFENDVFPALGSLPISQVTVPLVLGVLKTVQDRGAVELAHRLRQHLSDVFAMAIANGIATTDPAAGVRKSLEKVVKGRRPAVLEVPAARIVLRRVEDEQSYPSTKLASRLLALTAARPGVVRLAEPREFEGLDGPEPIWRVPSAKMKLTAVQKRDVTYEFIVPLSRQAVDVVKVALAVCGDRTVLFPSTTGTPISDSTLSKVYRQAGYAGRHVPHGWRSTFSTVMNALAAIHNRVGDREIIDLMLAHMAAGVEPIYNRYAYLPRRRELAQEWADLLMEGAAPAITLFDGERGTSERNLRRRRA
- a CDS encoding tyrosine-type recombinase/integrase, producing MSMLTSAAVKAARPRTRAYKMFDERGLHLHVATSGRATWRLKYRLAGAEQLLTIGCYPEISLNAARGHLEVAREQIARGIKPASPAAAAASLMSFERIARSWHARRLSGWTDRHAVDVLASLERDVFAAVGALPCDEISASDVRELLEVVEARGRIETARRLRQRIEAIFAFAISHDQATANPAKPVAAALAAVPRRRRQPALLTIVEARALLAASDRAAGRPIVRLASRFLALTAVRLNALRGARWAEIEDLDGPAPVWRVPAARMKLARIKKADAAFDHLVPLAPAAVEVLRATRAIGNGGELIFPGARGDLPFAEGAIGDLYDRAGYAGRHVPHGWRATFSTVMNEAMPAEREVIDRALGHTLKRDDGHEAKVEAAYNRSVQLGPRRAVLERWAADLIAA
- a CDS encoding GFA family protein; translated protein: MSTNKKLMCKASTNQSNISGSCLCGTVRFKINGSFDSFFLCHCSRCRKGSGTAHGASLFASDASIHWEAGEDEVKIFRLPGTRHQRSFCRGCGAALPDVQMDGAMLKVPAGCLDGPIQIRPTAHICCASRADWDVDLDEIAMMSGLPG
- a CDS encoding GNAT family N-acetyltransferase; its protein translation is MRIVLRPATNSDAGYLLRLEETCMRVYAEALWGCWRPSATIEAFDPANHYIIERDGVAVGCIAEIWQPDHVFIGKLYVDAPFQRQSIGAVVLEMKSKEACAKGIPIKLSVLTTNPADAFYRREGFEVESETAERRWMLKRWAATAASDSAISSL
- a CDS encoding DNA adenine methylase, which produces MSSIAVRTPAPYLGGKRNLARHLVGLIGETPHRTYVEPFVGMGGIFLKRHQAAPVEVINDLSRDVATLFRILQRHYEAFIDTLKWQLTSRADFERLMAVNPDTLTDLERAARFLYLQKLAFGGKVTGRNFGVTRSPGRFDVIKLREYLPEIHERLAGVTIECLPYADVIRRYDAADTLFYLDPPYWNCERDYGDGFERADFERLAEQLAGIAGRFILSINDTPGARAVFARFNLSDIETTYTVGSASAGRGLRAGELIVRN
- a CDS encoding RelA/SpoT domain-containing protein gives rise to the protein MAWTTLEFQPDEYNAAARLLARTAFPVSTLEGLHALDVINNWRSAHAYPLNTFQITLRNRARKFEKSVTVAQRAKRLDSIHRKLISKKTMRLTQMQDIAGCRAIFTRLTSVYRLAEFYKTKDFDHKFRNEKDYIENPKPDGYRSYHLVYEYVGTDATAEYSGLRVEIQIRTQMQHSWATAVEAVGLFTRQALKSNQGDEDWLRFFALMSSAIAAIERTPSVPGAPIAKVELVNEIQRLSQKLRAKDMLRAYNTTLETIGAAKDAKYFIIEVDPEEGKTTLRRFKAKESSSANLRYTELESKIPEGSRRQVVLVSASDIAALKKAYPNYFLDTALFSRLVDRVLTGDFPEPLVEEV
- a CDS encoding IS630 family transposase (programmed frameshift); the encoded protein is MPRALSVDLRKRVIAAIEAGASCRQAAKRFGISASSAIRWHALSKARDDVAPQRQGGDRRSKRIEGHADTILGELARTPDITLVDLRNSLAGQGIAVSVAGLWRFFERRQITLKKKSGHATEQDRPDVLIRREAWFEGQPDLDPHTLVFIDETSANTKMARLHGRAPRGERLRASIPHGHWKTTTFVGALTTLGMTAPMVLDGPMTGEWFLAYTQQVLVPTLHRGDVVILDNLPAHKGDEVRKAVEAAGATLLFLPPYSPDFNPIENAFSKLKTLLRKAAARTVDELWRIIGQSIDEFTPAECKNYFAHCGYDAF